Proteins co-encoded in one Labeo rohita strain BAU-BD-2019 unplaced genomic scaffold, IGBB_LRoh.1.0 scaffold_178, whole genome shotgun sequence genomic window:
- the LOC127158905 gene encoding adhesion G protein-coupled receptor E3-like, with the protein MVLPLEFTAPIISPSSPDSPTSPLVLSSPPVPVPPERLSVAAPPELSRAFVTNISSTVTTVTPKTNTAVINITLQEECTSQTSGGCFQNLLEQIENITAQVLPLNTVTNILTVAFNTSEKILESLSSTKPSELASYGNRMLKTSEKLISTLVKPTVTSDNVSFTLATVEGQVFMVGPNVTLNKIPQLDTTNSSVDIDLIGIAKNNNERSAAVAFMSYSTMENLLKPDFFNTSNDTVKTMMSTVISATLPKTNNTKLTKPVNFTFRHIREFDPTSSLSCVYWNISEWIVDGCSVLKTNSSYTVCSCVHLSTFALIMQTSRPPESSQLLELLNLVCVIVGLVFFSLALLTFALCQWSSRVNNVARINICISLLLAHLLFLLTQQFLNIIRPQQVLCAVISGLLHFLFLSGFVWMFIEAVMLFICVKNLSQISSKKREVLSSGFLCVIGYLIALVVVCVSVGLVPEGYGSERCWIKIDKGFIWSFLGPVCVILASNTLLFIKIFISLNSTLKSLNAEVSQMKQTKIMVFKTLAQFVVLGCPWILGFFTNGRKELEILFLILNSQQGTFIFLIYCVLNNEVWQQYKKFFRCLCCIKQH; encoded by the exons ATGGTGCTCCCCCTGGAGTTTACTGCCCCTATCATCTCTCCTTCATCTCCTGACTCTCCTACGTCTCCGCTGGTCCTGTCCAGCCCTCCAGTGCCAGTTCCTCCAGAGCGCCTTTCGGTGGCCGCTCCTCCTGAACTCTCCCGAGCCT ttgttACTAACATCAGCAGCACTGTTACAACAGTCACACCAAAGACAAACACAGCTG TTATAAATATAACACTGCAGGAAGAATGCACA AGTCAGACCTCTGGAGGATGTTTTCAAAATCTTCTTGAGCAGATCGAGAACATTACAGCTCAAGTGCTTCCTTTGAAT ACTGTGACAAACATTTTGACTGTGGCCTTCAACACTTCGGAGAAGATTTTAGAGTCATTATCATCAACAAAACCATCTGAACTAGCCTCCTATGGAAACCGCATGTTAAAAACCAGTGAAAAACTCATCTCTACATTGGTGAAGCCGACAGTCACAAGTGACAATGTCAGTTTTACTCTTGCTACTGTTG AGGGTCAAGTCTTCATGGTTGGACCAAATGTCACCTTAAATAAAATCCCACAACTTGACACAACAAATTCTTCTGTGGACATCGATCTCATTGGGATCGCCAAGAACAACAATGAAA GATCAGCTGCTGTGGCTTTCATGAGCTACAGCACGATGGAGAATCTACTGAAGCCAGACTTCTTCAACACATCAAATGACACTGTTAAAACCATGATGTCCACTGTGATCTCAGCTACTCTTCCCAAAACCAACAACACTAAACTCACCAAACCAGTCAACTTCACCTTCAGACACATCAGA GAGTTTGATCCCACCAGTTCTCTGTCCTGTGTTTACTGGAATATCAGCGAGTGGATTGTAGATGGTTGTTCTGTTTTAAAGACCAACAGCAGCTACACTGTGTGTTCCTGTGTTCATCTGTCGACATTTGCTCTCATCATGCAAACCAGCCGCCCACCAGAG agcTCTCAACTGCTGGAACTGTTGAATCTGGTGTGTGTGATCGTGGGGCTGGTGTTCTTCAGTTTGGCCCTGTTGACCTTTGCCCTTTGTCAGTGGAGTTCTAGAGTGAATAATGTGGCTCGAATCAACATCTGCATCAGTCTTCTGTTGGCTCATCTTCTGTTTCTGCTCACGCAGCAGTTCCTGAACATCATACGGCCTCAGCAG GTGTTGTGTGCCGTGATCTCAGGCCTTCTGCACTTCCTCTTTCTCTCCGGCTTTGTGTGGATGTTCATTGAAGCTGTGATGCTCTTCATCTGTGTGAAGAACCTATCACAGATCAGCTCCAAAAAGAGGGAGGTGCTTAGCAGTGGATTCCTGTGTGTGATTGGGTATCTGATTGCTCTGGTTGTGGTGTGTGTCTCTGTCGGTCTGGTTCCTGAAGGCTACGGCAGCGAACG CTGCTGGATTAAAATAGATAAAGGCTTCATCTGGAGTTTTCTGGGTCCTGTTTGCGTCATACTAGCA TCAAACACACTTCTCTTCATCAAGATCTTCATCAGTCTGAACTCAACTCTCAAAAGTCTCAATGCTGAAGTTTCACAGATGAAACAAACCAA GATTATGGTGTTTAAAACACTGGCTCAGTTTGTGGTTCTTGGTTGCCCCTGGATTCTGGGTTTCTTCACTAATGGCAGGAAGGAGCTGGAGATCCTCTTCCTGATCTTGAACTCCCAGCAGGGAACCTTCATCTTCCTGATCTATTGTGTCCTCAATAATGAG GTTTGGCAGCAGTACAAGAAGTTCTTCAGATGTCTTTGCTGCATCAAACAACACTGA